The following coding sequences are from one Schizosaccharomyces osmophilus chromosome 1, complete sequence window:
- the fib1 gene encoding fibrillarin, rRNA and histone methyltransferase gives MAYSPGARGGRGGSRGGRGGFGGGRGGFGGGRGGFGGGRGAPRGGGRGGGRGAPRGAPRGGRGGARGGARGGSKVVVEPHRHSGVFIARGKEDLLVTRNLVPGESVYNEKRISVDSPDGTKIEYRVWNPFRSKLAAGILGGLDNIYIKPGAKVLYLGAANGTSVSHVADVVGPEGLVYAVEFSHRSGRDLLNMAKKRTNVIPIVEDARHVQKYRMLIGMVDAIFADVAQPDQARIVALNAAAFLKNEGGVVISVKASCIDSTADASVVFAREVKKMQEEKIKPQEQLTLEPYERDHCIIVGKYLRHQ, from the exons atgGCTTATTCACCAGGCGCAAGAGGTGGTCGTGGAGGCAGTAGAGGAGGCCGTGGAGGTTTCGGCGGTGGCCGTGGAGGTTTTGGCGGTGGCCGTGGAGGCTTTGGCGGCGGCCGTGGTGCTCCTCGCGGAGGTGGCCGTGGCGGTGGTCGCGGTGCTCCTCGTGGTGCTCCTCGTGGAGGCCGCGGCGGTGCCCGTGGAGGCGCTAGAGGAGGTTCTAAAG TTGTTGTTGAACCCCACCGTCATTCAGGTGTTTTTATTGCCCGCGGTAAAGAAGATCTTCTTGTCACCCGCAACTTGGTTCCCGGAGAATCCGTATACAACGAAAAGCGTATCAGTGTAGACTCTCCTGATGGCACCAAGATTGAATATCGTGTCTGGAACCCTTTCCGTTCCAAGCTTGCCGCCGGTATTCTCGGTGGTTTAGACAACATCTACATCAAGCCAGGTGCCAAGGTTTTGTACTTGGGTGCTGCCAACGGTACATCAGTTTCTCACGTTGCTGATGTCGTCGGTCCTGAGGGTCTTGTCTATGCTGTCGAGTTTTCTCATCGATCTGGTCGTGATTTATTGAACATGGCTAAAAAGCGCACTAATGTTATTCCAATTGTTGAAGATGCTCGTCACGTTCAAAAGTACCGTATGTTGATTGGAATGGTTGACGCCATTTTTGCTGATGTTGCTCAACCTGACCAAGCTCGTATTGTTGCCCTTAATGCTGCTGCTTTCCTTAAGAACGAAGGTGGTGTCGTTATCTCTGTTAAGGCTTCTTGTATCGATTCTACTGCTGATGCTTCCGTTGTTTTTGCACGTGAAGTTAAGAAAATgcaggaagaaaaaattaagcCTCAAGAGCAACTTACTTTGGAGCCTTATGAGCGTGATCATTGTATCATTGTCGGTAAATACTTGAGACACcaataa
- the snr1 gene encoding mitochondrial ribosomal protein subunit S47/3-hydroxyisobutyryl-CoA hydrolase Snr1 — protein MTLMNGRSLTIKGGNTIHFCKRNYLSMNPICNRFNMSRARILNQKFKSTLASNSSSGSILMESKLGARVLTLNRPEKLNAINLEMANSLHSKLVKLEQSELAKVIILKGNGRAFSSGGDVKEAAIGIKQGELARTRKAFTEEYRLCHTIATYNKPIVAFMNGITMGGGAGLAMHTPFRIACEDTKFAMPETTIGYFPDVGSSFFFNRMPFHIGKYLAFTSKVVNGEDCVPLGIATHFVPKHMLGELEQRLADLNTSDIVKIGDTIDEFGGELPRSSSLLNVQNLQAIDRCFKYHDQVSIIRALKEETQSDWASEFAKETLETLLKKSPLSLAVTNSLIERAGKWTISEALMHDQIVSYHMLNQPDFLIGVDAQLIAKTRNPKWSYSWDHQFGDLENIYSVPEEYKNGVPYHAKERSHSSSWDYNKYPHAYEDSKPYD, from the coding sequence ATGACTTTAATGAATGGAAGAAGTCTAACTATCAAAGGAGGAAATACTATACATTTTTGTAAGCGGAACTATTTGTCGATGAATCCAATCTGCAATCGTTTCAATATGTCTCGAGCAAGGATTTTGAACcagaaattcaaaagcaCATTAGCTTCCAACTCTTCTTCAGGATCTATTTTAATGGAAAGTAAATTAGGAGCCAGGGTTCTGACGTTAAACCGACCAGAAAAGCTGAATGCGATTAATCTAGAAATGGCTAATTCGCTTCATTCCAAACTCGTAAAGTTGGAGCAATCAGAATTAGCAAAAGTCATAATTCTTAAGGGAAATGGTCGAGCATTTAGCTCTGGTGGTGATGTGAAAGAGGCAGCCATTGGTATAAAGCAAGGGGAGTTAGCCCGCACACGAAAAGCATTCACAGAAGAGTACCGCTTATGCCATACAATTGCTACATACAACAAGCCAATAGTGGCATTCATGAATGGAATCACAATGGGTGGGGGTGCTGGCTTAGCCATGCACACTCCTTTTCGAATTGCCTGTGAAGACACTAAATTTGCTATGCCTGAAACTACTATAGGCTACTTTCCCGATGTTGGCTctagctttttctttaatcGTATGCCGTTTCACATTGGAAAATACCTTGCTTTTACGTCCAAGGTGGTCAATGGGGAAGACTGTGTGCCATTGGGAATTGCAACACATTTTGTGCCCAAGCACATGCTTGGAGAACTTGAGCAAAGGCTTGCCGATTTGAACACTTCTGATATCGTTAAGATTGGAGACACAATTGATGAATTCGGCGGTGAACTTCCTCGGTCTTCCTCTTTATTGAATGTTCAGAATCTTCAAGCTATTGATAGATGCTTTAAATATCACGATCAAGTCAGTATCATCCGCGCACTTAAGGAAGAAACTCAGTCCGATTGGGCCTCTGAATTCGCCAAGGAAACTCTGGAGACTTTACTCAAAAAGTCGCCTCTCTCTTTAGCTGTAACAAATAGTCTCATCGAACGCGCTGGAAAGTGGACAATTTCGGAAGCCTTAATGCATGACCAAATTGTTTCTTATCACATGCTCAATCAACCCGACTTCTTGATTGGTGTGGATGCACAGCTCATCGCCAAGACTAGAAATCCCAAATGGTCTTATTCTTGGGATCATCAGTTTGGagatttggaaaacattTATAGTGTTCCTGAGGAATATAAAAATGGTGTCCCATATCACGCGAAGGAAAGATCCCATTCCAGTTCATGGGATTATAACAAATATCCACATGCCTATGAGGATTCTAAACCATATGATTAG
- a CDS encoding DNA topoisomerase, whose translation MIMGNEFLIWQKKRSTLIVDLSENGFQSISKPKKDSEAKKVANKARKTGEDPIEAFEVFSSGL comes from the coding sequence ATGATTATGggaaatgaatttcttatttggcaaaagaaaagaagcacGCTTATAGTCGACCTCAGTGAAAACGGGTTTCAGTCTATTTCAAAGCCTAAGAAGGATAGTGAAGCTAAGAAAGTAGCTAACAAGGCTCGAAAGACTGGCGAAGATCCAATTGAAGCATTTGAGGTTTTCTCTAGTGGACTTTGA
- the yml6 gene encoding mitochondrial ribosomal protein subunit L4 — translation MLHLTRYKFPSLEPTSILQVPKHFLQERFRRDILHRAVVYEADADRQGTASTKRRSEINCSGKKLYRQKGTGYARVGDASSPIRKGGAVAHGPKPRDFSTKLQSQVYDMAMRVALSYRFVKDDLMVLEDLVDIPVGQSRVLQEIILQHQLGHPYGRSLFVLHDEFFQPRNAKQNNFLKTASTQGKHMQLCSVSEFQVRDALKYGKLFIDSKAMSVLLEKHTRRPSLFAPSTTSTATTYPSASTVANGSQ, via the coding sequence ATGCTCCATCTTACAAGATACAAATTCCCATCTCTTGAACCCACCAGCATCCTTCAGGTTCCGAAGCACTTTTTGCAGGAACGATTTCGACGCGACATTCTGCATCGTGCCGTCGTCTACGAGGCGGACGCAGATAGACAAGGAACCGCTAGTACAAAACGACGCAGTGAAATTAATTGCTCTGGAAAAAAACTCTACCGCCAAAAAGGTACAGGTTATGCAAGAGTAGGTGATGCTTCAAGTCCTATTCGTAAAGGAGGTGCCGTTGCTCATGGTCCCAAGCCTCGAGATTTCAGTACAAAGCTGCAATCACAAGTCTACGACATGGCCATGCGTGTCGCCTTGAGCTATAGATTCGTAAAGGACGACTTGATGGTCTTAGAGGATCTCGTCGACATTCCCGTAGGCCAAAGCCGTGTCTTGCAAGAGATTATACTCCAACACCAGCTTGGCCATCCATACGGGCGGTCCTTGTTTGTGTTACATGATGAATTCTTTCAACCTAGAAACgctaaacaaaacaattttctAAAGACTGCATCTACTCAAGGCAAACATATGCAACTTTGCTCAGTTAGTGAATTTCAAGTCCGTGATGCCCTTAAATATGGTAAACTATTTATCGATTCAAAAGCCATGTCCGTATTACTCGAGAAGCATACTCGCAGACCCTCACTATTCGCGCCTTCTACCACTTCTACTGCTACTACCTACCCTTCGGCTTCTACCGTTGCAAACGGATCTCAATGA